CGATCATCGCGCCGCGGCCGGACCCGGCACGCTTCGGTTGGCACCTGCTCGAGCGGCAGCGGCTGTATCTGCACGTGCCGCCCGGTCACGCGCTCGCCTCCCGGCGCCGCGTCGAACTGGAGGCGGCCCAGGACGAGGCTTTCGTCGGTCTGCAGCCCGGGTTCGGCTTCCGGCGGGTGACAGACCGCCTGTGCCAGGAGGCGGGGTTCAGTCCGCGGCTGGCCTTCGAGGCGACCGACCTCGCGACGATCGACAGCCTGGTCGGCGCGGGCCTCGGTGTGGCGATCCTGCCGGCCGGTGCGGTTCGTGGGAACGACAGCGGCGCGGTGTCCGTGCCGCTGGCCGGCGTACGGGCCCGGCGGGAGATCGGTATGGCGTGGCGGCTGAGCATGCCGCTGACTCCCGCGGCCGAGCGGTTCCGTACGTTCGTCCGATCGCGCCCGGTGACGACCAGTTGACTGGATTGGCAACGACTTAGGTAGCGTTCGTCCCAATTTCACGGTGTCGACTTGCACAGACAGGGCTTTCCCCCGCACCCTTTCCCTCGTGAGGAAGCGTCTGGGTTCGTTCCGGCCGAGTCGCCGGCTGCTGTTCGCGGCCGGGACCGCGGCGGCTGCGTCGACGGTCGCCGCCACCGCGGCGGAGGCGGTCCCGGGCTCCCCGGCGGCCACCCTCGACACCGCGGGCGGACTGCTCTCTCTCGGCGCCTACGGCTCGGGCGTGCTCGGTGCCTGGGAGCGCCAGGCACGCGCGATCTCGAACGAGCAGCAGATCCGCCGGACCCGCGAGGCCGACGGCGTCTTCATGTTCGGCGACAGCATCGGCGTCCAGGACGGTCCGGCGCTCTCCCGGCAGCTGACCCAGCTCGGGATCAGCATCGCCGTCCACAACTGGGCCGGCCGGCCGGTGACCCCCGCGGTCGACGCGCTCGACCTCTGGGCGCAGCAGTACGGCCTGCCGCACCGGATCCTGATGTCGGTCGGGTCCAACGACATCTTCACGCCGCCGGCCGTCGAGGCCCAGGTCGACCGGACCATGCGGATCGTCGGCGACGAGCGGATCGTCTACTGGGTCAACGTGCAGGCGGCCCGCACCGCGCACGGCCCCGACATCAAGGTCGCGGACCAGCGCAACAGCGCCTGGATCAACCTGCAGCTCGCCGGCGCCCAGCGTCGCTACGACAACCTGCGGATCGTGCACTGGGCCGAGCACCTGGCCTCCAGCCCCAACCGCCTGGCCCGCCTGCTCCGCGACGGCCTGCACCCGTCGGTCCCGCTCGGGCAGAACGCCCGCAACGGCCTGATCATCGAAGCGATCAAGGCCGGCTGAGTGCGGCGTCTCCGCCACACCCAGCCGTACTCGTTCTAGCTGTGCCTCTTAGAAGCCAGCGGTGATGCGGGTGAAGTCCCAGTCGGCCTGGGCGATGCCACTGCAATTGGACACCACTCCGCCGCCGGCGCAGCCGCGGTCACGGTTGACCGACCAGAACGCCAGCCGGCTGAGCCCGTTGCTCTTCGCCCAGTTGGTGATGTTCTGCCAGGTCGCGGTCGTGGTCATCTCCTGCTGGTCGGACAGACCGTTCATGCCGGAGATGCCCTGGTGGGCGTACGCCTCCGCGGTGGACCAGCCGAAGGTGGCCTTCAGCTTGTTGTTCAGGCCCTGGGACGCGCCGACCGTGTCGTTGTAGATGTTCGAGCTGCCGAAGTCGAACGGCATCAGCGTGAAGATGTCGATGTTCGCGCCGAGTTCCTTCGACCGGTCGATCAGCCGGTTGCCGTAGTACGTCGGGCCGGTCGTCGACGTACCGAACGTGAGGATGGTCTGGATCCCCGGGTTGTTCTGCTTGACGATCTTCAGCGCGTTCAGGATCCGGTCCTGGACGGCCTCGTTCTCGAACTCGTCGGAGTT
This Kribbella sp. NBC_00482 DNA region includes the following protein-coding sequences:
- a CDS encoding LysR family transcriptional regulator, coding for MHVEDLRWFVVLAETEHLTEAAAALGTSQPNLSRSLQRVERVFGVPLFERERRGVRLNPYGRLVLDAARAGTAAVDTAKRRIDALLDPESGTVRLAFLHSVATSLLPDLLKAFRAVAPNIGFALRQEPAHDIVQDLESGEAEIAIIAPRPDPARFGWHLLERQRLYLHVPPGHALASRRRVELEAAQDEAFVGLQPGFGFRRVTDRLCQEAGFSPRLAFEATDLATIDSLVGAGLGVAILPAGAVRGNDSGAVSVPLAGVRARREIGMAWRLSMPLTPAAERFRTFVRSRPVTTS